In Gossypium arboreum isolate Shixiya-1 chromosome 6, ASM2569848v2, whole genome shotgun sequence, the following are encoded in one genomic region:
- the LOC108466049 gene encoding sucrose synthase-like, translating into MAERVITRVHSLRERLDDTLIAHRNEVLALLTRIEGKGKGILQHHQIILEFEAIPEETRKKLADGAFSEILRASQEAIVLPPWVALAVRPRPGVWEYIKVNVHALVVEELTVAEYLHFKEELVDGSANGNFVLELDFEPFNASFPRSTLSKSIGNGVEFLNRHLSAKLFHDKESMHPLLEFLKVHCHKGKNMMLNDRIQNLNSLQYVLRKAEEYLGTLPAETPYTELEHKFQEIGLERGWGDTAGRVLEMIQLLLDLLEAPDPCTLEKFLGRVPMVFNVVILTPHGYFAQDNVLGYPDTGGQVVYILDQVRALENEMLLRIKQQGLNITPRILIITRLLPDAVGTTCGQRVEKVYGTEYSDILRVPFRTEKGIVRRWISRFEVWPYLETYTEDVAHEISKELQGKPDLIIGNYSDGNIVASLLAHKLGVTQCTIAHALEKTKYPDSDIYWKKLEDKYHFSCQFTADLIAMNHTDFIITSTFQEIAGSKDTVGQYESHTAFTLPGLYRVVHGIDVFDPKFNIVSPGADMSIYFPYTEKKRRLKHFHPEIEDLLYSKVENEEHLCVLNDRNKPILFTMARLDRVKNLTGLVEWYGKNAKLRELVNLVVVGGDRRKESKDLEEKAEMKKMFELIKTYKLNGQFRWISSQMNRVRNGELYRYICDTKGAFVQPALYEAFGLTVVEAMTCGLPTFATCKGGPAEIIVHGKSGFNIDPYHGDQAAEILVDFFDKCKKEPSHWNDISEGGLKRIQEKYTWQIYSERLLTLTGVYGFWKHVSNLDRRESRRYLEMFYALKYRKLAESVPLAEEE; encoded by the exons ATGGCAGAGCGTGTGATCACCCGAGTACACAGCCTCCGAGAGCGTCTGGATGACACCCTTATTGCCCATAGAAACGAGGTTTTGGCCTTGCTCACAAG GATCGAGGGTAAGGGAAAAGGGATTCTGCAACACCATCAAATTATCCTAGAGTTTGAAGCCATCCCTGAAGAAACCAGAAAGAAGCTCGCTGATGGAGCATTTTCTGAAATATTGAGAGCCAGTCAG GAAGCGATCGTGTTGCCACCATGGGTTGCACTTGCAGTTCGTCCAAGGCCTGGTGTTTGGGAGTATATTAAAGTGAATGTCCACGCCCTTGTTGTTGAGGAACTCACTGTTGCAGAGTATCTTCACTTCAAGGAGGAGCTTGTTGATGGAAG TGCAAATGGCAATTTCGTtttggaattggattttgagccCTTCAATGCATCTTTCCCTCGCTCAACTCTTTCCAAGTCTATCGGTAATGGTGTTGAGTTCCTCAATCGCCACCTTTCAGCTAAATTGTTCCATGACAAGGAGAGTATGCACCCTTTGCTTGAATTCCTCAAAGTCCATTGCCACAAAGGAAAG AACATGATGTTGAATGACAGAATTCAAAACCTGAATTCCCTTCAATATGTATTGAGGAAGGCAGAAGAATATCTTGGTACACTGCCAGCTGAGACACCGTACACTGAACTGGAACACAAGTTCCAGGAAATCGGTTTGGAGAGAGGTTGGGGTGATACCGCGGGGCGTGTGCTGGAGATGATCCAACTCCTTTTGGATCTTCTCGAGGCCCCTGATCCTTGCACCCTTGAGAAGTTCCTCGGGAGAGTCCCCATGGTGTTCAATGTTGTCATCCTTACTCCTCACGGATACTTTGCTCAAGACAACGTTTTGGGGTACCCCGACACCGGTGGCCAG GTTGTATACATCTTGGATCAAGTCCGTGCCTTGGAGAACGAGATGCTCCTCCGTATCAAGCAGCAAGGACTCAACATTACCCCTCGAATCTTAATT ATTACCAGACTTCTCCCCGACGCTGTTGGAACAACTTGTGGTCAACGAGTTGAAAAGGTATACGGAACGGAATACTCCGACATCCTCCGAGTACCCTTTAGAACAGAGAAGGGAATTGTACGTAGATGGATCTCGAGATTCGAAGTCTGGCCCTACTTGGAAACTTACACTGAG GATGTTGCTCACGAAATTTCCAAAGAGTTGCAAGGCAAGCCCGATCTCATCATCGGAAACTATAGTGACGGCAACATTGTTGCCTCGTTGCTGGCTCACAAATTGGGAGTCACACAG TGTACCATTGCCCATGCTTTGGAGAAAACAAAGTACCCAGATTCCGATATTTACTGGAAGAAGCTAGAGGATAAATACCATTTCTCCTGCCAATTTACAGCTGATCTTATTGCAATGAACCATACAGATTTCATCATCACTAGTACTTTCCAAGAAATTGCAggaag CAAGGACACTGTTGGTCAATATGAGAGTCACACTGCTTTCACTCTTCCTGGTTTATACCGAGTCGTACACGGTATCGATGTATTTGATCCCAAATTCAACATCGTGTCTCCCGGTGCTGACATGAGCATATACTTCCCTTACACCGAGAAGAAGAGGAGGTTGAAGCATTTCCACCCCGAGATTGAAGACCTCCTTTATAGCAAAGTCGAGAACGAAGAACACTT ATGTGTGCTAAATGACCGCAACAAGCCGATCCTATTCACGATGGCAAGGCTAGACCGTGTTAAGAACTTAACCGGACTCGTCGAGTGGTACGGCAAGAATGCAAAGCTGCGCGAGTTGGTTAACCTCGTAGTCGTAGGTGGAGACAGGAGAAAGGAATCCAAAGATTTAGAAGAGAAGGCCGAAATGAAGAAGATGTTTGAGCTGATAAAAACATACAAATTGAACGGTCAATTCAGATGGATATCATCGCAAATGAACCGAGTTAGGAATGGTGAGTTGTACCGCTACATTTGCGACACAAAAGGTGCCTTCGTACAACCAGCATTGTACGAAGCCTTTGGATTAACGGTTGTTGAAGCCATGACTTGCGGATTGCCAACATTTGCTACCTGCAAAGGTGGACCAGCTGAAATCATTGTCCACGGTAAATCTGGGTTCAACATTGATCCTTACCATGGTGATCAAGCTGCAGAAATCCTTGTTGATTTCTTCGACAAATGTAAAAAGGAACCATCTCACTGGAATGACATATCTGAGGGTGGCTTGAAACGTATCCAGGAGAA ATACACATGGCAGATATATTCGGAGAGGCTATTAACATTGACGGGAGTGTATGGATTCTGGAAGCACGTTTCCAACCTTGACCGTCGCGAGAGCCGCCGTTACCTGGAGATGTTTTACGCTCTTAAGTACCGCAAGCTG GCTGAATCGGTTCCTCTGGCAGAGGAGGAGTAA